The genomic stretch tctcatcatcatcccctttTCATCCCGCTCCTCTCCGTTACTTCAGCTGTTGCAGCCCCCCAGAAGATATCCAAGTGTCCTCTcaatgagaagaagaaacttAGCGGCAGAACTGCCAGTTGGTGCGGAAGATGACGTGAATGCTGCCGTCGAAAGCGTCCACCTGTGGAAGAAATGGTCGGCGTTAATGGCCCTCGTAATTAGCCCTTctattcttttttctctaATGCattcatgatgatgatgatgatgatggtggtggtggtggtggtggtggtgatgatgattatgatgatgatggcagaTTAATATGTGtgttaggtaggtaggtgaggaggataaggTGGGTGGGTATCTAGTAAGtgttgtggtgtgtgtgtgtgtgtgtgtgtgatgttTTTTTCCCCGGAGCCGCCGAAGGAccttgttcttttctttctttctttcccccTTGGAGATTGGTTATGGTAGAagagtgtgtgtgggtgATGTGTGGAGAGGTAGTAGTAGGCAGGCCAACTCAGGCGCTTGACGTGGGAACGCAACGGCGCCACTTGAGCGCGAGCTTTTGGGGAGCACTAACAGTCATGGTTCCGAAGTAGGGGGTCGCAAGAGGAGTAATGCGGATCTCGGAGTTGACgttgaggatggcggtggtcTTGCCGCAGGCGGAGAAGGCCTCGACACCGACGCCGGCGAGCATGTTGTAGTTGTCCTCGTAAGGGGCGACGAGGTTCTTCTGGAAGACGACCTCCTGGCGCGGGTCGCCGGAGAAGGTGTAGCCGGCGCGGACGGTACCGGTCTGGCCCTGGGCGAGGGAAGCATAACCGGTGAAGCGGGTCTCGATGACGGAGAACCTAGGAAGGGAAAGGCAGCAGGTGTTAGTATGTTCCGATGCGTgctcgagaagaagatgtcTCTTGGGTCAAGTAGTAGACTTGACTCACTGGTATCCTGAGGGGAACTGCAGGTTGATGCTGATGCGGCAGTTCTTGCGGCTGTCAGTAGCGGGGCTGGTGCCAGGGCCGGCAGAGACAATGTATCTGTCAAAGGCAACATCGAAGATGGTGCCAGTGGCGTCAACGTTGACAAAGGCGTGGCCAGCAGGGCAGCCAGTACCGATGGCAGTGACACCGAGGATCTTGATGTCGCTGGCGTCGGGGACCTGAGGAGTGATCAAGGTCTGGCGCTCAATGAcggcggccgaggcggcgCCGGCAAGGAAGAGGGCGGAGAAACGCATATTGAAGGGACTGAAAGCGAAAGCTTAAAGATCTTGCAAGGTGTGGAATGAAGAGCGAAGTGGTGACGGTGAGATGAGaagtgaggatgaggatgagggaaTTCAGAATCTCAAACTTGGGATGATCAACAGTCTTTTATACATGATTTTCTCTGCATCACTTTCTCCTTCTGACCATTCCCAAGTCCTACAGAGCTGGTGATGCTCTAGTCTGAGAACGAGGACCAAAACAGACAGCGGACCTCGTCTCCGAGCCTTGCCCGTGTCGCCATTCCCATTCTGGCCGTCGACGAGACTGAATTCCACTTCCTCATCGGCCTTCCTCGCGGCCGAGTATCACGTCACAATCAATACTGCGACCCCCACTTGCTAGTCTCGCGATGCCGTGATATCGACCAGACTCACCACGGTGGACTTTGTAGCTCAGAATAGTGTCATGGTCAAAATAAGGTTGATTAAAAGGGAAGATCCATGTGAGTCCGGGGCCGTCAAGTCCCACTGCTGGCACAGCAATCTACCCCAGAATAGCTTACAGTCTCGCTTCCCGGTTTCCATGTGCCCAAAGTCGACTGTGTTGTTATTTTTGTCGACTTTTTCATCAAAATTAATATCTGCTCACGTCTTGGTAGATTGGCTAACCAGGTGGCTGGACAGTGTCGGACTGTCAGTGTCTATCAGGATCCGCTTACGCCGTCATGCTGGTCGAGGAGGTACGAAGCAACCTGATATTGTTACGGTGCTGTTGTGCCTGGTGCCTCGCAGGACGCACCCGATGTATCATGTCTGCCCGTTCGGCGACCTCACAACGGCCTCGCAAGATGCAACGctcttgaccttgacaaTTGGTGTTGGACGACACATGGACGCTCTGGGATCCAGCAAGGCTCGCACTTTGGTAGTCGGTCCGCATACACGGATGTCCCCATCCGACTGGTTCAAGAAGGTCGACCAGAGACACTAGACTGCGGTTTGAAATTGCCTAGGCCGAATCagacttcttcttggagaAGCCCCCGGCATCGTGATGCTGGGCCCGGACGTTGAATCGCCAAGATTCTTGGCCAGACGCCGTGTGTTGGTTCAAGGGTCATGTAAGGGAACTCGCGATGTCACTGTCACGACATTCTCGTCACCACATTGGCTGGCCCTATCCGGTACCGAGAGAGCCACAATATCGGCCTCGGAAGACCACCCACCATCGGAGAATTGGGAATCTAGATGAAAAGGTTAAACTTTGTATGAGGAAACATGTCTCCAAGCCGCCTATGCTGCCCCCTTTTTTCGGTTTTGTTTTTCGACCACGTTGAGGCAATCGCAGAGCCGCTCAGACCCGGGAAAACCGCGGGTTGATGCCAGCCCAGTGAAAATAAATCAACTGCATGTGAAGCGGGCGAAGGGTTGGTGGCTCGTGGGTGTCATCGCTACCTGTTCTGCAGGGTTCAGTGTCGATGTTTTCATCTGCGGATAAAGTCGAACATGCTCTTGGCGCCTGATTTTGGTTGTTTCTCCCCGCAAAATTCGTGCCTTATACATTCGCCTAGGTGCTATTTCCAACACAGAAGGTGATTCGGGACAGGTCACGGTGCCATTTGCCGTCTAATTCTGTCTGCAGGTCGTACCCAACCTGGGTCTGGCGTTTGCTCATGCGAACGTCAGGTGTTGTTCTTGGTTGAGAGAGCCTCAAGTTTTGTTTCCTCAGATATACCAAGCTCGTTCAAGCGACCTTTGACAAGCCGACATACCCGGAAGTTTGTCTGTAGGACCTCAGCatccgaggaggagagtaaGTAGCCCTCTTTTTTGTCTGCTCGCTTTGATAGCCGAGAGGCGGCCGACCTGCCAGAACCGTATACACATACTGATGGGACTACGACGAGGACAGCAGGTACTCCGCAATTTCTGCAAACTCCCTGCCATGTTGCAGCTTCTCTCGCCAGCGCAGTGGTATCGCCTCGGCCCCGTCCCGGGCCCCCAGGAGACCTCCCGCAATGGCGCCGTTGGTATCCGTATCCCGTCCTACTCTCACAACATCGACGAGAATGTCTTCCAACGACCTCGGGTCAAACATGGCGGCCACAGCAAGCTTGAGGGACTCGAGCACATAGCCCGAGGCTCCCCGCGGGAGCTCCTCTCGAAAGTTCCTTGCGCTCCTCGGTCCGTGGAGTGCGAAATCATCCAGCTTTACCCTATGTCGGCCCCCCTCCATCGCCCTCTGCACCTTTCCCACCCCACTCTcaacccgcccccctcctctcccctccctcttctccttgtccccAACACCCTTCAACACCTCCATGCCAGCCTGCCACGCCTCTTCCGCATTCTTCCCTTCCACCAGAGCCCCCACCAAAGCATTATACACCACACAGCTAACAACACAGCAACCGTCATCATGCGTAACCGCCGAAATCCCCAtgctctcctccaccatcctcccctcatcCCGTTGAAACAAGGCAGTAGGTACACATCTCATCAGACTACCAttccccgccctcccctcccccgcccccgacTTGCTCGCATCCCCATACGCCTTGAACGCCATGATCCCCTGCGCCGTGGCCCCCCCAACATCCCTCggcttcctccccttcaccctccccggCCAATCCCTACCCTCAAACCAATCAACAAAATACCACGCCgccctttccaccaccccctcccctccctgcCCTTTTTTGTCGTTCCTCGCCTCATCATAATAAGCCAGCAGTACCGCCCTCGTAAGGTCAGTATCGTCCGTCGCATCCCCTGCCTTCCACCCAAAGTGCCCCCCGCCGATGATGTCTCtcagaggggaggggaactTTTGTTGGATCTCCTCCCAGGACATGAACTCTAGCGTCGCGCCCAGGCTGTCACCTGCGTGGACGCCCAGCAGCGCTCCCAGCACGCGGGAAGTGTCTCTtttgtcttctttttctggtGCGGTTGACATGATGTTGAGAGTGGATAAACTCGGAGATAAACTGTTTGCGGTGGTGATCGACAATGACGGAGATAGTGATGATAAGATAGCTAGGTAGGctctcggtggtgatgattgtTGCGGAAGGTGCAGTTCCGTTTATTGGAAAAGGGAAGATCGAAAATCAGGGGACCAAACGGTGAAGCGGGGTATATGTCTACCTCTCTTGGCTGGCTTGCGTAGGTGGTTGCCTCGCATCAACGCCTCAGGCATCGCCCCCCCACACACACCGAGCTCGTGCAAAGCATACCGTTGAAGGCTTTTTAGTTCAAATCCATCATTACGTTGTCATCATTTTcattaaaaaaataaaaaaaagaagagctTTTGGCTATGCAATGTCGGTTCAGTTGAGcacgccctctcctccctcttcaacctcgctCAATTTGAGTGCCTCGGACACATCATTCACAAAGTGGTCCTCTCCCCCTGCCAGGTCCATAATCCCGCTACGAATCAGTGTCCTGCCCACCTTGGAATCCCGCGATGGCACCCGGCTGAAGAAGATTCTGACGCCCCTCTGGCGGTAGTCTCTGACAATCTCCTCCAAGACCTGCGCACCGCTCCCATCCAGGCCCGTGACGCCGTGGATGTCAAAGATGATATTTCTGTTGGAGTCTTCCCTGCGCAGTCTGGGCAGGGCAGGATGCGCCATGCTAGTCCCGTACAGCTCCAGCCGCCGCAGTCTTGTCTTGAGCTCACCCGTGTTGGCAAAAGTTAAAGGTTCTGGGATCTTGACGATCAGGCATCCCTCAATAAACTCCAATCTGTCCGGATTGGCCTCGGCATTCTCGAACCGGTTGGTGCCCGGAATGCGACCGAGGATCTGGATGCGTGGGCGCGTGGCATGCCGGATGACTTGCAGGAGTGACAAGAAGACGCCAATGGCCATGCCGAACGTCAGGCTAAAGAATATGGTGGtcaggaggatggtgagcaTGAGGCCCAGCTCGTTCCACGCGTGGATCTTGAGAAAGAAGGAGATGTCGTGAGGGCATTCCTCGATCAGTGACCACGCAACGACCGAGATCAGGGATGAAAGCACTGGTTTCTGCAAAACACTCGTCAGCATCTGATCACACGAGAATTTCTATCAAAGCACAAACCGGGAGATAGTAGAGATAGGGCAAGCAAAAGGTAATGCAGAGCAGTGTCAGGCCGCTCAGGATGATGGACGACATGGGTGTTCTCCCACCGGTCGACCTGTTCACCTTGCTCCTGCCATAGCCGCCAAACCCAGGCAAGCTCATGAAGCACCCGCCAACGATATTGGCGACGCCCAACGCAACGAGCTCCCGGTTGGGACTGAGCTGGATCTCCGCGAACGACGCTCCGCCCAGACTCTTTGCGGCAACAGACGACTCGAAGAAACCCAGCAGAGCAATCAGGaaggcggtgctggtggcttCGCGGATATACACCATGTTGGACCACTTGAACGGCCAGCGGAAAGTGAACGAGTGCCCACTTGCTGCCTCGACCTTGCCCAGGACAGCAACACCGGCCTTGTCCCATTCAAAATAGTATGTCAAAAAGGCCGacagaaccaccaccaggaaCCGATCTGGAATGTAGGCCACCCCCGGATATCGGGGCTGCAATCTCCTTTTGATCTCCCGACAGACCATGATGACAACAAAGCTCGTAGCAGCCACAGTGAACGTCAGCGTGTGCGCCTTGTCCAAGTTCCCGAGGATAAACCACAGTTTGTCAACACTGCTCGCGTGTCCAACAcgcgcctcctccgccagcttCTGCAACCCCAGCTCGGGAATCAGCTGGTCAACTGCAATCACGGCACCAATGGCACTGATAAAGCCCCGAAGGAACGGCCTCGACAGCACACTATCCAAAAACCCGAGCCTCGCCACGCCGGCAATCAGCACCATCGCCCCCGCCAGCCCGGCCACAATGCCACAAATCCTCGCATGTAAAATCGCATCATtgtcccctccttcccccttaTCCACGCTCCCCTTGATCACCGTCCCCACAAGCAGCGACCCCGCGGCCTCGGGCCCGATAACCATCGCCGGACAGCTCCCCAAAAGCGCGTATATGAACGGGTTGAAAACAAACGAATACAACCCATTGATGGGCGGGACATGGGCCAGATTGTCCGCCAGCGACAGCGCCATGGGGACGTACATGCCCGCCACCGTCAGCGCGGCCACAAAGTCGCCCTTGAAGTAGCTCCAGCTGTACTCCCTGGCCCAGACCAGCACAGGCATGTAATACGACATGTACATGAGCGCATTGTCCCGGATGCCGTGCCGCTCAGCAAGATCCCTACTCGTGCTCATCTTTTTGCTGcgcatcctcgccgcccatGTTTTTGGCCTGCGCTGCCGTGATGCATTGTTTTGCCCCTCTGCCGGGGCGGAAGCACCACCCGTTGCCGGCTCGGCTTCACTTTCGGATTGAGCTGCGCTGTCGCCGTCTCTGGCACTGCCACTGCCACAGAGGAACGACCGGGGGCTTGTCGGGCGAGGGGAGAAGGTGCCGTGGTCGCAGGGGCCGTCGTGGACGTGTTCGTGTTCCTTGAAGTCGAGGGCCGAGTCGAGGAGAGAGGTCGCTTCGGTGGGGTTTGGGCGGCTCGGGCCGGCCGAGTGTCTCCGGTCAAAGTAGCCGGTACCGGGCTggtcgggggaggaggacaagccCGAGTCGATGGATCCGTACGATCCGGCTGTGATGCTCTGGCGCAGGCCGCTCGGGTTCGTCGGCGCGTGAGGATTGCCCGCCGCCATGTTCGTCCGTCTAACAGAGCAGAGGGGTGAACAGACAGGGAGGGTTTGGTGAGTGTTATTGGGCCATCAATTATGATGTTGGAAGAGTGGAGGAGCGGTCAGGTCAGGGCTGGCTGGACAGGGGAACTGTCCCCGCGGAGCCTAGGCCAAACGTAATAGCGTCTCAAAAAATGCAACGGGAGGCTTTGCGAATTGAGAGGCGAGGCAGGCCACAGGGAAGCTTGGGGCGCGCGTGTGAGGTTACTCTACGGAGTATCCCGTATGCGTTTATCCAGTGCTGGGAGCTGGGTGACCCCGCAGAGTAGGTGGGTTTCAGGTCTACACAGCCAATCAAGGAAAAAGGGTTGCCAATTGCCAAGGCCCCGTTTGCTCGCAAGCTTGATTACATTGTTACATAATTCACGATGTATCATCCCATTAATCCGGTACTGTCATACAATAAACACACTCAGCCGACTGCCCATCAGCTCGCTCTTGGGAAGCTGCACATCCTTCTTGTCAAAGTCATgtagcagcagccagcagatCATCCTAAACACCAGCGCAAACCAGATGGTGTTCCTCCTGATCTCCGTATTCGTCAGTCCGTGCTTCCTCCATGTTTCAGCCCTGCTCGGGGTGGGCGGTAGCCTGCCATTGCTGAACGTCCCTGTGGCCCTCCTCGAGTTGATCCCGAGTGTCGGCGGCCTGGGTGAGGAGTGTGTCGTCGTGTTTCCGGTGCCATCCTCACTCATGGTCCCCATTGTCTGCGCCGTTGTCGTCTGCTGCAGCCCCACCAAACCAAGCCCGTCGTACCCGGGCTCGGAGTAGTGAATATCCTTGGAGGCTTGGGCAGCCTCCTGGTCATAATGCTGGTTTGTGTCGTCAAGGCTGACGGCCCTGATGCGGATATCGTCAAAGTAGTGCTTGATCAAAGCCGCCTCGCGCTTCTCGTGTGGTGTCTTGAGTAGATCGTCAAAGGACACATCGCCTGTTGCGCCTTCGTCGGTCGGCATCGGTGGGAGCAGGGGGGGTTGCGCCGGTGTGCCCGGTGCTGATGCTGACATTGGGAGGTGAGTTGGTCTCCCGGTAGGCGGCGGGGCGGCAGCTGTTGGGCTGTATTCCGCCCAGTCGATGTCTCGTTGAGAGGTGTTGATTGCCAGCAGAACCTCCTGGACATGACGGCGGAGGACGTCGAGCACGACATCTTTGGACGTCTTGTTCAGGATGCTGTCACCTACCTCGTCAATGGCCTCGTGCAGATCATTGAGGCACTTGGGCGAGTATTCTCCGTCACGTTTGGGAAGTTCTTCTTCCAGGTCGCTGGCCAGTCTGTCAATGTTGGCGAGTTCGGTTGGGGGTGTGTATTTTGGCCCCTGGTCTGTGTTGATCTCAAAGTTCAGCCTCTTGCGGAACTCGCTCAGCAGGCGCCGGGGCGAAAAGGCCTGTTTGTTCAGAGCGAATGCCACGGGGTTGGGCAGATAAGTGAATGGCCGATCCTTGATGTGAAATGGCCTTGCCAGCATGGCCAAGACTTCAAAGACAACAGGAAACAAATGCACATGCTTCTTTGTTTGGTCCGAATAGCACTGCGTCGTGTACTCGTTGCACCGGATCAGGTTGAGCGTCTCGGCAATCTCGGTACGGCTCCCCAGCTGCAGCGTCTTGAGATCTTTCTGCTCGTTGATGGGCGCTTTCCAATTCCTGTCGTCCTTCTTGTCCCGATAAAAGGTCGGGACGTTCCCAAAACTGAGCTCTTTGACCTCAGACGTCGGTATCACCCTGTTCTTCTCGAACCTCGGCCAGCCGGGCTTCTCGAACGTGAACACCAGACCAAAGTCATGGACCCTGTTCCCGAGCACACTATACCCGTTCCCCTCGGCGCGGTACTTGTTGTTGTCACGGTCAAACTCCTTCCAGTATATCCCAAGCACAGCGCAGAGCTCGATGATATGACAAATCGCCGTCGTCGCGTAAGGCCTCTTCACCGCAGGATGCTTGTCaaaactcctcctcatcggctGAATAGCCACCGCCAGCGACACCGGCCCCTCATACGGAAGAGTGACAGGGCTTCGCATGCCGCTCTCCGTCGCAAACTTCCTCCACTCGTTCGCCTCCCACTGCTTCGAGTCCCGCTCCATCATCTGCGCCGCTTCGATGGCCAAGATCCACGTCGCCAGCTCGTTCTTGTGCGTGTGGACCCGCTCCCTCAGATCGTTGGTCGGCAGCTCAACTCTGGTCTTTTCACAGCTCTCGCGCGTGCCGTCCACGTACCAAATCTCCTTGTCGTCGATGGGACCCCTCGTGTTGTCGCTGGCGGCCATGAATATGATGGGCGCCTCGTACTGCACCTCGCCCCGGAACCACCTGAAGCTGATCTTGGCGTGTTCTGCCCATTTTCCCAAGACCTCTTTGTCGCGAATCGAGAGACCGTTGATCCTCCCAATGACGGCTTGGACATACTGCAATACTACGCCAAGCAAAGCGAAAAGTGAGATGACCAGGGCGGCAATGGCCACCTTTTCCTCCACAGTGAGATTGTTGTCGCTCATCTCTGGCGCTTCATGGATGGGTGAGTGAAGCAGACCATTTTGACGAGGCTGAGAgcaggagatgatgaggggcGAGTGCGCGTAACCTGGCGGCTGAGCACTCTTGTCCCAACTTCCATGCAGCCACTCGCCTCTCTGACTCAATTGGGATTCGCGTCAAAATTTGGACAAATGCTTGGTTGGACCTTGAATATTCTGACAGGTCTGCGCCTCTGCACTGCATCGTCGATAGTAAACAATCACGAAAAAGCCAGCAGATGTCTCTAATATTACGGGGTGTTATATCTATGGGTATACCGTACTAAACAGAACAGAACAGAAACCCCAACCTAGCTCACCAAACGCCGAGCTTTCCCTTATTCCATGTCCGTCACAACGTCGCTCGTCGTGACCGCCATTAGTAAAACAATGCAAAAGTCCAAAAGAAACATACTACAAACAAGGCAACACGACAACGCATCAACCAAACGCCTTGCTcatctcctcgccctcgacagGCGTCACCGAAAGCTCAATGAGCTCTCGAGCCAGCTCAGCCGTCGCCAGGTCGATGCCGGCCTCCAAAACCAGCTCCTCTTCAGCAAAGCAAAGCCTGGCGAGCGTAAGTAGGTATCGCTGGGACCCTCCTTGGGAGGCTGACAGCTTAGCTCCCATTTGAACCACATCTGCTGTGCGTGGGTGTGTGACCAGCGTGTGGAGCAACAGGATTGCCCGTGCGATGAATCGGGGCAACAACGATGCAAgcttctcttcctcaccGTCTTGACCGTCGGGATCATCCGCTTCGGCCTCGTTCGTAAAGCTGTGTATGCTACCTCTCGCCGCCGGATTCTGAACTATTGCTGGCAACCCGCCATCCAAGTCATACAGTCGGTCAATAGCCCAGCACAACACTGTGACAAGACGCGGGATGACAACTTCACTCCTGGCCGCCTGCACCATGCCATACGGACTAGAGGTAAAAATCAACAGCGTTCGCAAAGTCGCGGTCCTCACCTCTAATTCCTTGACAGAACCTTTGGGCGCCCACCTCGGTGACTCATTCAGAAACAACGACACAGCCTTTATCGTCTCCTTGGACACCTGGTCCAAATCCTTTGCTTTGGAGCGGGCGGGGGATGTCGCCAACACTGGGCTTGGGATGGGCCCTATGCTGTCGGGCAAAACCGACGTCCA from Podospora pseudopauciseta strain CBS 411.78 chromosome 3, whole genome shotgun sequence encodes the following:
- a CDS encoding hypothetical protein (COG:S; EggNog:ENOG503P48K), which gives rise to MRFSALFLAGAASAAVIERQTLITPQVPDASDIKILGVTAIGTGCPAGHAFVNVDATGTIFDVAFDRYIVSAGPGTSPATDSRKNCRISINLQFPSGYQFSVIETRFTGYASLAQGQTGTVRAGYTFSGDPRQEVVFQKNLVAPYEDNYNMLAGVGVEAFSACGKTTAILNVNSEIRITPLATPYFGTMTVSAPQKLALKWRRCVPTSSA
- a CDS encoding hypothetical protein (EggNog:ENOG503NW17; COG:P), with the translated sequence MSTAPEKEDKRDTSRVLGALLGVHAGDSLGATLEFMSWEEIQQKFPSPLRDIIGGGHFGWKAGDATDDTDLTRAVLLAYYDEARNDKKGQGGEGVVERAAWYFVDWFEGRDWPGRVKGRKPRDVGGATAQGIMAFKAYGDASKSGAGEGRAGNGSLMRCVPTALFQRDEGRMVEESMGISAVTHDDGCCVVSCVVYNALVGALVEGKNAEEAWQAGMEVLKGVGDKEKREGRGGGRVESGVGKVQRAMEGGRHRVKLDDFALHGPRSARNFREELPRGASGYVLESLKLAVAAMFDPRSLEDILVDVVRVGRDTDTNGAIAGGLLGARDGAEAIPLRWREKLQHGREFAEIAEYLLSSS
- a CDS encoding hypothetical protein (EggNog:ENOG503NW17; COG:P), with protein sequence MAAGNPHAPTNPSGLRQSITAGSYGSIDSGLSSSPDQPGTGYFDRRHSAGPSRPNPTEATSLLDSALDFKEHEHVHDGPCDHGTFSPRPTSPRSFLCGSGSARDGDSAAQSESEAEPATGGASAPAEGQNNASRQRRPKTWAARMRSKKMSTSRDLAERHGIRDNALMYMSYYMPVLVWAREYSWSYFKGDFVAALTVAGMYVPMALSLADNLAHVPPINGLYSFVFNPFIYALLGSCPAMVIGPEAAGSLLVGTVIKGSVDKGEGGDNDAILHARICGIVAGLAGAMVLIAGVARLGFLDSVLSRPFLRGFISAIGAVIAVDQLIPELGLQKLAEEARVGHASSVDKLWFILGNLDKAHTLTFTVAATSFVVIMVCREIKRRLQPRYPGVAYIPDRFLVVVLSAFLTYYFEWDKAGVAVLGKVEAASGHSFTFRWPFKWSNMVYIREATSTAFLIALLGFFESSVAAKSLGGASFAEIQLSPNRELVALGVANIVGGCFMSLPGFGGYGRSKVNRSTGGRTPMSSIILSGLTLLCITFCLPYLYYLPKPVLSSLISVVAWSLIEECPHDISFFLKIHAWNELGLMLTILLTTIFFSLTFGMAIGVFLSLLQVIRHATRPRIQILGRIPGTNRFENAEANPDRLEFIEGCLIVKIPEPLTFANTGELKTRLRRLELYGTSMAHPALPRLRREDSNRNIIFDIHGVTGLDGSGAQVLEEIVRDYRQRGVRIFFSRVPSRDSKVGRTLIRSGIMDLAGGEDHFVNDVSEALKLSEVEEGGEGVLN
- a CDS encoding hypothetical protein (COG:S; EggNog:ENOG503P1MN) yields the protein MSDNNLTVEEKVAIAALVISLFALLGVVLQYVQAVIGRINGLSIRDKEVLGKWAEHAKISFRWFRGEVQYEAPIIFMAASDNTRGPIDDKEIWYVDGTRESCEKTRVELPTNDLRERVHTHKNELATWILAIEAAQMMERDSKQWEANEWRKFATESGMRSPVTLPYEGPVSLAVAIQPMRRSFDKHPAVKRPYATTAICHIIELCAVLGIYWKEFDRDNNKYRAEGNGYSVLGNRVHDFGLVFTFEKPGWPRFEKNRVIPTSEVKELSFGNVPTFYRDKKDDRNWKAPINEQKDLKTLQLGSRTEIAETLNLIRCNEYTTQCYSDQTKKHVHLFPVVFEVLAMLARPFHIKDRPFTYLPNPVAFALNKQAFSPRRLLSEFRKRLNFEINTDQGPKYTPPTELANIDRLASDLEEELPKRDGEYSPKCLNDLHEAIDEVGDSILNKTSKDVVLDVLRRHVQEVLLAINTSQRDIDWAEYSPTAAAPPPTGRPTHLPMSASAPGTPAQPPLLPPMPTDEGATGDVSFDDLLKTPHEKREAALIKHYFDDIRIRAVSLDDTNQHYDQEAAQASKDIHYSEPGYDGLGLVGLQQTTTAQTMGTMSEDGTGNTTTHSSPRPPTLGINSRRATGTFSNGRLPPTPSRAETWRKHGLTNTEIRRNTIWFALVFRMICWLLLHDFDKKDVQLPKSELMGSRLSVFIV